A single genomic interval of Oryza sativa Japonica Group chromosome 7, ASM3414082v1 harbors:
- the LOC107277072 gene encoding putative F-box/FBD/LRR-repeat protein At4g03220 isoform X2, whose protein sequence is MARDGSSSPAKLERDERAPVVSVGAAAYEGPDRISSLADALLHHILVFLPVVEAIRTCVLSRRWARVWTGLPRLRLDDGAAEAVGSFPALVDGVLRRYDARVNLRDLTVSAHVGEEEELGGLENDDVVSLVGAAARLVTGRFRLDVSRGINISEDYDEEANLLALPCFERATEIAISIADMAVQLAPDDHRGRTFAHLTKLHLSNTFVADEGELLSEVVSHGCPCLKTLELIDIHAGARELTIHTTSLLTLCVVSINDLQLLDVDAANLRWMKVKDCFDIDAAETEGSAMSLLTPAMEEFYWKDCCPEEVKLVREPAGFIHKIACVDSASTNLSFISGSQSFYTRILQLFSSTCTEVLQIEFPIKPESEEQKKFLHTVDLPYCLELELIVEKKEHTLAPTIVHLLKKSRWIKRFSLEICPKKNHIQCEPNCTCRQPPNWRDQEISLGSLEELSINGFGGTYDEKQLVLFIVENSKLLRKVSLVSSVNLHSYKSFLDNLRQLCTSDCTIELNNNNLV, encoded by the exons aTGGCTCGCGACGGAAGCAGCTCACCGGCCAAGCTCGAGCGCGACGAGAGGGCTCCCGTCGtctccgtcggcgccgccgcctacgaGGGCCCCGACCGCATCAGCTCACTCGCCGACGCGCTGCTCCACCacatcctcgtcttcctccccgTGGTCGAGGCCATCCGCACCTGCGTGCTCTCCCGCCGCTGGGCCCGCGTCTGGACCGGCCTCCCGCGGCTGCggctcgacgacggcgcggcggaggccgtTGGCTCCTTCCCGGCCCTCGTCGACGGCGTCCTCCGCCGCTACGACGCCCGCGTGAACCTGCGCGACCTCACCGTCTCGGCGCAcgtcggggaggaggaggagctcggcggCCTCGAGAACGACGACGTCGtctccctcgtcggcgccgccgcccggctcgTCACCGGCCGCTTCCGCCTCGACGTGTCGCGCGGGATCAACATCTCCGAGGACTACGACGAGGAGGCCAACCTCCTCGCGCTCCCGTGCTTCGAGAGGGCGACGGAGATCGCCATCTCCATCGCCGACATGGCGGTGCAGCTGGCGCCCGACGACCACCGCGGCCGCACGTTCGCCCACCTGACGAAGCTGCACCtgtcgaacaccttcgtcgccgACGAGGGCGAGCTCCTCAGCGAGGTCGTCTCCCATGGCTGCCCGTGCCTGAAAACCCTCGAGCTCATCGACATCCACGCCGGCGCCAGGGAGCTCACCATCCACACCACCTCGCTCCTGACCCTGTGCGTCGTCTCAATCAACGACTTGCAACTGCTTGATGTAGACGCAGCCAATCTCCGATGGATGAAGGTGAAGGATTGCTTCGACATCGATgcggcggagacggaggggTCGGCGATGTCGCTGTTGacgccggcgatggaggagtTCTACTGGAAGGACTGCTGCCCCGAGGAGGTTAAGCTCGTCAGGGAACCTGCAGGATTCATCCACAAGATCGCATGCGTCGACTCTGCTTCGACAAATTTGTCGTTCATCAGCGGAAGCCAATCGTTTTATACTAGGATCTTGCAGCTGTTCTCGAGCACTTGCACTGAAGTTCTTCAGATCGAATTTCCTATTAAACCG GAATCGGAGGAGCAAAAGAAATTTCTACACACAGTGGATCTACCCTATTGCTTGGAGCTAGAACTcattgtggaaaagaaagaacatACTCTCGCCCCAACCATTGTACACCTCCTCAAGAAAAGCAGGTGGATCAAAAGGTTTTCTCTCGAAATATGTCCAAAG AAAAATCATATCCAATGCGAGCCCAACTGCACTTGTCGCCAACCGCCAAATTGGAGGGATCAAGAGATCTCATTGGGTTCACTTGAAGAACTAAGTATCAATGGCTTTGGGGGCACGTATGATGAGAAGCAGTTGGTACTATTTATTGTAGAAAACTCAAAATTACTTAGGAAGGTGTCATTGGTTTCCTCTGTCAATCTCCACTCATACAAATCGTTTTTAGACAATCTACGCCAGCTATGCACATCAGATTGCACCATCGAGTTGAACAATAATAATTTAGTGTAG
- the LOC107277893 gene encoding putative F-box/FBD/LRR-repeat protein At4g03220 — protein MAYRCAAHKKASLSGGSVGAGAGGGRGYYGGPDRISSLPDELLHHVLSFVTTPEAVRTSALSRRWVGVWKRVPRLHLLEEEATSAGHIPDHFDGILRRYAADVDIADLAISYHWDWPEVDGDRASAWAAFAARSVTGRFYLAVTTQVGHDDDAVLDLPCFERATEISLYSSGMAVRLPALDDAAAAGGFTRLTRLRMSELRFSDAGEGISGVVSRRCPSLECLELEHIDGMEALTLRSDSLLSLRLAYVPLRRLDVAAGNMRKMRVKYCFDGTSRCPWTGGAAMRLAAPALEELGWEDAYPDKVELISLPSCLMELAVVELPSHIIHEIGQSDFTKILKLFSRAHVLRLTSPMTATATLDSEEQESLIHSVQLPYYSALDLGVITNGHSSFGSTVVHFLKRNSSIRNLTLTLNPYHPKENKFAPCCMSNCTCHEPLKWWDQDIPLDSLEQLAIKHISGHREAKKLRTAAAAYVQWPAREQTPTAGAGGGDVPARPTGSEHRRLERAAEAAWSARGNCDSAAVDFVDFLSVNVRILLIYYL, from the exons ATGGCTTACAGGTGCGCCGCGCACAAGAAGGCTTCTCTGTCCGGCGGatccgtcggcgccggcgccggcggtggccgtggcTACTACGGTGGTCCGGACCGTATCAGCAGCCTCCCCGACGAGCTGCTCCACCATGTCCTGAGCTTCGTGACCACGCCGGAGGCCGTCCGCACCAGCGCGCTGTCCCGCCGGTGGGTCGGCGTCTGGAAGCGCGTCCCGCGGCTGCACCtcctggaggaggaggcgacgagcgCCGGGCACATCCCGGACCACTTCGACGGCATCCTCCGCCGCTACGCCGCCGACGTGGACATCGCCGACCTCGCCATCTCGTACCACTGGGACTGGcccgaggtcgacggcgaccggGCCTCCGCGTGGGCGGCCTTCGCCGCCCGCAGCGTCACCGGCCGCTTCTACCTCGCCGTGACCACCCAGGtaggccacgacgacgacgccgtcctcgatcTCCCGTGCTTCGAGCGGGCGACGGAGATCTCCCTCTACTCCTCCGGGATGGCCGTCCGCCTCCCGGcgctcgacgacgccgccgccgccggaggcttCACCCGCCTGACGAGGCTGCGGATGTCCGAGCTCCGCTTcagcgacgccggcgagggcaTCAGCGGCGTCGTCTCGCGCCGGTGCCCAAGCCTGGAGTGCCTCGAGCTCGAGCACATCGACGGCATGGAGGCGCTCACCCTCCGCAGCGACTCGCTGCTGAGCCTGCGCCTCGCGTATGTCCCGCTGCGGCGGCTCGACGTGGCGGCCGGCAACATGCGCAAGATGCGGGTCAAGTACTGCTTCGACGGGACGAGCCGCTGTCCGTggaccggcggcgcggcgatgcggctcgccgcgccggcgctgGAGGAGCTCGGCTGGGAGGACGCGTACCCCGACAAGGTCGAGCTGATTAGTTTACCTAGCTGCCTCAtggagctcgccgtcgtcgagcttCCTTCTCATATTATTCACGAGATTGGGCAATCGGATTTCACCAAGATCTTGAAGCTTTTCTCTCGTGCTCATGTTTTAAGGCTCACTTCTCCTATGACTGCTACAGCTACACTg GATTCGGAAGAGCAAGAGAGCCTTATACACAGCGTGCAACTTCCATACTATTCAGCGCTAGACCTCGGCGTGATAACAAATGGGCATAGCTCGTTTGGCTCAACTGTTGTACACTTCCTCAAGAGAAATAGCTCCATCAGAAACTTAACTCTTACACTAAATCCATATCATCCTAAG GAAAACAAATTTGCTCCATGCTGCATGTCTAATTGCACTTGCCACGAACCACTTAAATGGTGGGATCAAGATATCCCACTAGACTCCCTTGAACAACTAGCCATCAAACACATCTCGGGCCATCGTGAAGCAAAGAAGTTG cgaacggcggcggcggcctacGTGCAGTGGCCCGCGCGGGAGCAAACGCCGACGGctggcgcgggaggcggcgacgtccCCGCGCGGCCTACGGGGAGCGAGCATCGCCGGCTGGAGCGGGCAGCGGAAGCGGCTTGGTCGGCGCGAGGCAACTGTGACAGCGCGGCGGTGGATTTTGTTGATTTCTTATCTGTGAACGTGAGGATTTTGTTGATTTATTATCTGTGA